The sequence below is a genomic window from Rhinopithecus roxellana isolate Shanxi Qingling chromosome 19, ASM756505v1, whole genome shotgun sequence.
TTGCTGAGGACGAAGGCCTGCTCCAGTTGGAAGACATTTTTGTCAAACTGGTGCTGTTGGAAAGGGATGCCCTGGGCCACACTGTCAGCCAGCGCCTCCAGGAAGAGCCGCCAGCGAGGGGTGTAGTAGTTGGCCACCAGCCCCGCCAGCTGCTTGTTGGCGTAGTCCAGGATGTTGCCTTCTGGCCCCCACAGGGTCAGCTGGTAGCGGCTGTTCTGCTCATAGAAATCGGCCTCGGCCTCACTGACTGCCACTGCTCGGGCCTGCTCCAGCCACCTGCCCAGCAAGAAGCGGCTGTCACTTGCCAGCAGCTCATCCAGCGCCGGCAGCAGCTCATAGGCCAGGATGCCTCCAGCCCTCAACAGGGAAGTCAGCTCCTTGCTCAGGTAGGCACTCCTTGCCTCCTCATAGTACAAGCTGACCAGCTCCTGCACCGCCTGCCGAGTGAGGTCCAGCAGGTCGTAGCGGAAGGCAGAGCTGGCGGCCAGGGAGGGAGCAGATGTGAGCAGCAGCCGCCAGGCCTCAAACACACTGGATCGGTTGTACCAGACACTGGTATTCATCTGTAGGGATGGCCGCCTGACCAGCGGGCTGCGATTGTGGCCCCTGCAGGCCTCCCCGGAGCAGTTGTACACACTCTGGAGCAGTAGTCTCCACGCTGCCCCTGCGTCTGGGTGGGAGACCCCATACCTCCGGGCAGCAAAGTTGGTCACCCAGGCCGCCAAATCTGGCACTGGGTCCTTTCGCCAGCCCAGCTCAGCCATGAGGGAATAGACCACTTCGTTCTGGCTGATGCCCTCGGGGGCCATGCCCGTGCCTACCATGGTGGAGTTGGGGAAGAGGCGGGCAGCTTCTGGGCCTCCGTTCACGGCCTCCAGGGCTCCAAACAGACCATGGTTTCCCCCAAAGTTGTGCAGCATGCACCAGATGAAGGGCTGGCCCTGGAAGGAGGCGGTGCGGGTGTACACAGGCTGGCTCTCAGCAAACAGGTCCAGAACCAGGAGGCGGCCGCGAGGCACAGCCCCCAGCACAGCCTGGATCTGGGCAGGCCCCCAGAACTGGGGCTGGTGCTGGAAAAGCCAGCCTTGAAGCAGCCACACAGCCTCAGTATCCACTGTGCTCAGAAGGTGGGGGGAACAGAGAAGAGGAGTGATGAGACAGAGGGGCCAGGGAATGTTCACCCCACTCTACAGACGACTCTCTCTATCCCAGGGCATGGCTTCCTGTGACCCCCACCAGCGGGACGCTCTGTCGCACATACGCTGCCCTGTCCTTATCGCTTCCTTCTGGAAACTCCAGCACAGGGTTCAGTAGCTTGGGGGAACATGAGAGTTACCCAGAGGGCTCCTTAAAACATGGGGCTTCCTGaccggccgcagtggctcacgcctgtaatcccagcactttgggaggccgaggcaggtggatcacgaggttaggagatcaagaccatcctggctaacatggtgaaaccccatctctactaaaaaatacaaaaaaattagccaggcgtggtggcgggcgcctgcagtcccagctactccggaggctgaggcaggagaatggtgtgaacccaggaggcggagcttgcagtgagccgagatcgcaccactgaactccagcctgggcgacagagcgagactcgatctcaaaaaaagagaaacaaacaaacaaaacacatggGGCTTCCTGGCTGAGGGGGGGGcggccacacctgtaatcccagcactctgaggggctgaggagggtggatcacttgagcccaggagttccagtccCGCCCGGCCAATGTGGGGAAACCctgtttatactaaaaatacaaaagttagcctagggtaatggcaggtgcctataatcccagctactggggaggcagaggcacaagaatcacttgaacccatgaggcagaagttgcagtgagccgagattgtgccactgcactccagtatgggtgacagagtaagactgtctcaaaaacaaaatcaaggccaggcacagtggatcacgcctgtaatcccagtactttgggaggccgaggtgggcggatcacctgaggtcaggaatttgagaccagcctggccaccatggtgaaacgctgtctctactaaaaatacaaaaattggccaggggaggtggctcacacctataatcccagcattttgggaggctgaagtgggtggatcatttgaggtcaggagttcgagaccagcttgtccTACAtagtgtaaccctgtctctactaaaatacaaaaattagccaggcatggtggaggccacctgtaatcccagctactcaggaggctgaggcaggagaatcgcttgaactcaggaggcagaggttgcagtgaactgagatcatgccactgcactccagcctgggcgacagagcaagactccgtctcaaaacaaacaaacaaaaattgccgggcgtggtggtgcgcgcctgtagtcctaactcgggagactgaggcaggagaatcacttgaacctaggagatgaaggttgcagtgagatgagattgtgccactgcactccaacctgggcaacagagtaagactctgtcccaaaaaaaaaaaaaaaaaaaaaaatgtagcttctGCTTCAGAATTTGCTATCTCACAGCTtggggtgctgctgctgctgctggtttgGGCCACATCAGAGCAGTGCTGCTCAAGAAAGGCTAAGCTGATCTGTTCTCTTCCTGGGAAACACAGATGCCTCTCCACTAAGTCATTCCTGACTTGGGCgccctcccctccactcctcGTAAGTGGCAGGAAGGAGCCCTGGCTTCACGGTTTTGTAGCAGGATGGGCACTTAGTGCCTTTAGGCGCATCCACTCACCTCCTGCCTGCAGTGCCTACCTCAGCAACCACGCAGAGACCAAACAAAGTCCTTGTTCATCGCTAGCCCTTAGTGGCCTTCGCTCTGGGCCAGGGGTCACTCTACCTATGAGGTATTCCCTGTTTACAGGGAAAGCAAATGAGATACTGGCAAGGAGGTCAGAAGTCATAAGTCACACGGCCAGGAAATAGGAGCGCCAGGTGTGACCCAGGTTGTCGGCCTCCAGAGCTCACCTCTCAACCACAGTGGGATTCACGAGACGACGCATGTGTACGAGTGCTggtaaactgtaaagtgctgtGTGTTATGGCGAGGCATTATTCCAGTCCCTCTGCCTACCCCTATTGACATCTGCTACTCCCTTCTTTATGAGGGTCTGGGGGGCTCTCCCACCTCCCCCAAGCACTGTACCTGCAATCATGGCCTCATAGACGGCAGTGGTGGCTGCGGCAAGGTAGGAGGGCTCTGAGGAGGGTGGCTGCATCTCGTTGAAAGTGTCGGCCCCATAGATGTGGTCTGTGCCAAACTCTTTGACCAGCTCTCGCAGGAAAAGGCTCCCGATGATGGGGAATATGGGGTCTTCCGGAGCCAGAAGGAAGGAGCAGGAGTAGGAACAGTTGAAGTGTCCCCAACTGCCCATCTTCGTGACATTGACCTGAGGGAACACCCTAGTGGGAAGCAAAAGCTCAGACATTTCATGGAAGCCACCATAGTGTACATCATGGCCTATAACCCCTCAGCAGCCTCACCAACTTCTCTACAGCTCTCGCCCCTATGGCTTTGTATACGGGCTGTGCTCTCTGCCTAGagtcctttcctctccttccctggcCACTTTCTCTGAAAAACTTTCACCATCTGTCCCCTTCCTATGGCCAGAAACAAGCAacactcctctttctttctttcttccttgctttctctctctctctcttctccctctctctctctcttttttaatcacACTTtcagttccgggatacatgtgcagaacgtgcaggtttgttgcataggtatacatgtgccatggtggtttgctgcacccatcaacctgtcatctggGTTTtcagccccgcatgcattaggtatttgccctaatgctatctctccccttgacccccaccccccgacaggccccggtgtgtgatgttcccctccgtgtccatgtgttctcagtgttcaactgccactatgagtaagaacatgaggcgtttaatattctttttttttttttttttttgagatag
It includes:
- the NAGLU gene encoding LOW QUALITY PROTEIN: alpha-N-acetylglucosaminidase (The sequence of the model RefSeq protein was modified relative to this genomic sequence to represent the inferred CDS: deleted 1 base in 1 codon), which gives rise to MVAVAVAAAVGVLLLAGAGGAAGDEAREAAAVRALVARLLGPGPAADFSVSVERALATKPGLDTYSLGGGGAARVRVRGSTGVAAAAGLHRYLRDFCGCHVAWSGSQLRLPRPLPAVPGELTEATPNRYRYYQNVCTQSYSFVWWDWARWEQEIDWMALNGINLALAWSGQEAIWQRVYLTLGLTQAEINEFFTGPAFLAWGRMGNLHTWDGPLPSSWHIKQLYLQHRVLDRMRSFGMTPVLPAFAGHVPEAVTRVFPQVNVTKMGSWGHFNCSYSCSFLLAPEDPIFPIIGSLFLRELVKEFGTDHIYGADTFNEMQPPSSEPSYLAAATTAVYEAMIAVDTEAVWLLQGWLFQHQPQFWGPAQIQAVLGAVPRGRLLVLDLFAESQPVYTRTASFQGQPFIWCMLHNFGGNHGLFGALEAVNGGPEAARLFPNSTMVGTGMAPEGISQNEVVYSLMAELGWRKDPVPDLAAWVTNFAARRYGVSHPDAGAAWRLLLQSVYNCSGEACRGHNRSPLVRRPSLQMNTSVWYNRSSVFEAWRLLLTSAPSLAASSAFRYDLLDLTRQAVQELVSLYYEEARSAYLSKELTSLLRAGGILAYELLPALDELLASDSRFLLGRWLEQARAVAVSEAEADFYEQNSRYQLTLWGPEGNILDYANKQLAGLVANYYTPRWRLFLEALADSVAQGIPFQQHQFDKNVFQLEQAFVLSKQRYPSQPRGDTVDLAKKIFLKYYPRWVAGSW